The proteins below are encoded in one region of Clostridium pasteurianum DSM 525 = ATCC 6013:
- a CDS encoding DUF2442 domain-containing protein: protein MQSPDIKSVEILKEYSLILTFTNGEIKIFNMKPYLKYPIFKPLNNENEFKMFSIIDGTIEWNCGAELSIDTFYLGSKKFNKEELKEM from the coding sequence ATGCAAAGCCCGGATATAAAGAGTGTAGAGATTTTAAAAGAATATAGTTTGATATTAACTTTTACAAATGGAGAAATAAAAATATTTAACATGAAACCATATTTAAAATATCCTATTTTTAAACCATTAAATAATGAAAATGAATTTAAGATGTTTTCCATTATTGATGGTACTATAGAATGGAATTGTGGTGCAGAGTTAAGTATTGATACTTTTTATTTAGGTAGTAAGAAATTTAATAAAGAAGAATTAAAGGAAATGTGA
- a CDS encoding Rpn family recombination-promoting nuclease/putative transposase — MDCNKDWIIEMDAEKVPAKKESRLDKLILIEAPNERYILNIEPQGYLDYTMPARMLRYRSDIWEYTIQKHMGTPSIKQAVIYFFKEHDNKRYDLSDRWGLEETLKFSYRSIKVWKMKKCPVIEKKLVGLYPILPLMEKNEDETDENILKDTISVIKTVDNESLQADLLAVTSILASERFTSDLVKKYIRREMLMDSPLFHEWVEEERKEAAKEATEKAQKDTTKKNILDLLLEKFDFVPKDIREDVQSMDDIEVLDGLVKKIIKVDTIDDFKNLLRKVKNM; from the coding sequence ATGGACTGCAATAAAGATTGGATTATAGAAATGGATGCTGAAAAAGTGCCAGCAAAGAAGGAATCAAGACTTGATAAACTTATTCTAATAGAAGCACCCAATGAAAGATATATATTAAACATAGAGCCACAAGGCTACCTTGATTATACAATGCCAGCAAGAATGTTAAGATATAGATCAGACATATGGGAATATACCATTCAAAAACATATGGGAACACCTTCTATAAAACAGGCAGTAATTTATTTCTTTAAAGAACATGACAACAAGCGATATGATTTATCAGATAGATGGGGCTTAGAAGAAACTTTAAAATTTTCATATAGATCTATTAAAGTATGGAAAATGAAGAAATGCCCTGTTATAGAAAAGAAGTTAGTAGGTTTATATCCAATACTTCCGCTTATGGAGAAAAATGAAGATGAAACAGATGAAAATATATTAAAAGATACTATTTCAGTTATTAAAACTGTAGATAATGAGTCATTACAAGCTGACTTACTTGCTGTTACTTCAATACTAGCAAGTGAAAGATTTACTAGTGATTTAGTAAAAAAATATATAAGGAGGGAAATGCTTATGGACTCACCTTTATTTCATGAATGGGTAGAAGAAGAAAGAAAAGAAGCAGCTAAAGAGGCAACGGAAAAAGCACAAAAAGATACAACAAAGAAGAATATACTTGATTTACTTTTAGAAAAATTTGATTTTGTACCAAAAGACATTAGAGAAGATGTTCAATCAATGGATGATATAGAAGTACTTGATGGTCTTGTTAAAAAAATAATTAAAGTAGATACAATAGATGATTTTAAAAATTTACTACGAAAAGTTAAAAATATGTAG
- a CDS encoding helix-turn-helix transcriptional regulator — MFNKIFKEAHWSERLRLLRLNNKLTQQQVADKCIITHKMYWNWEKGRHYPRKRFRICLAKIFGVEEDYIFS; from the coding sequence ATGTTTAATAAAATATTTAAAGAAGCACATTGGAGTGAAAGATTGAGACTTTTGAGACTAAATAACAAATTAACTCAGCAACAGGTAGCAGACAAATGCATTATTACTCATAAAATGTACTGGAACTGGGAAAAAGGAAGACATTACCCAAGAAAGCGTTTCAGAATTTGTCTAGCTAAGATATTTGGAGTTGAAGAGGATTATATATTTTCCTAA
- a CDS encoding sigma-70 family RNA polymerase sigma factor, with protein sequence MNKDNTSKATIEALVESAKAGDTESMELILEKFKYFIMKHGKKYIIPSHDFEDLIQHGFLSAIRAVQLYRLGSNNFITYCNNSIINNFKALLKGHIKHYREVQDEGILSIQVYDFTLEDEVIAHEETQRLLKDVKEKLSIDEKHIITGVYLQGRTLKEVAATCNINYRRAVEIKRQALNKLRPPAYRK encoded by the coding sequence ATGAATAAAGACAATACTTCTAAAGCCACTATAGAAGCTCTAGTAGAATCCGCTAAAGCTGGTGACACAGAGTCCATGGAGCTAATTCTTGAGAAATTCAAATATTTTATAATGAAACATGGGAAAAAATACATAATTCCCTCTCATGATTTTGAAGATCTCATCCAGCATGGCTTTTTATCTGCAATAAGGGCAGTACAGCTCTATAGGCTGGGAAGCAATAATTTTATCACTTACTGCAATAACTCCATTATAAATAATTTCAAGGCGCTTTTAAAAGGTCATATAAAACACTATAGAGAAGTTCAGGATGAAGGCATATTAAGCATACAGGTATATGACTTTACCCTTGAGGATGAAGTTATTGCCCATGAGGAAACTCAAAGACTTCTAAAGGATGTAAAAGAAAAACTGTCTATAGATGAAAAGCATATAATCACCGGAGTATACCTTCAAGGTAGAACTTTAAAGGAAGTAGCCGCCACCTGCAATATAAACTACAGGAGAGCAGTGGAAATAAAGAGACAGGCTTTAAACAAGCTAAGGCCCCCTGCTTATAGAAAATAA